From one Caldichromatium japonicum genomic stretch:
- the mlaE gene encoding lipid asymmetry maintenance ABC transporter permease subunit MlaE, whose product MFNTLRRFGGTVLAGLERLGRAHLLLLSTLSALDEVLRRPRLLLEQVLNIGALSLLIVGVSGLFVGMVLGLQGYTVLVRFGAAESLGILVATSLVRELGPVVTALLVAGRAGSALTAEIGLMKVTEQLAALEMMAVDPVRRLLTPRLLGGLLSMPLLAAIFSAVGVLGGYVVGVGLLGVDAGAYWGQMQARIDVQEDLINGVIKSLVFGLVVTWVALFQGYDAIPTAEGVSRATTRAVVQSALLVLGLDFVLTALMFGGD is encoded by the coding sequence ATGTTCAACACCCTAAGGCGGTTCGGCGGCACTGTCCTTGCTGGCCTGGAACGGCTCGGACGGGCGCATCTTCTGCTGCTGTCGACCCTGTCTGCCCTGGATGAGGTCCTGCGCCGCCCACGTCTATTGCTCGAACAGGTCCTTAATATCGGAGCCCTGTCCTTGTTGATCGTGGGGGTCTCGGGGCTGTTTGTCGGCATGGTCCTGGGTCTGCAAGGCTATACGGTGCTCGTGCGGTTCGGCGCCGCCGAAAGCCTGGGGATTCTGGTAGCCACCTCCTTGGTGCGTGAGCTGGGGCCGGTGGTCACAGCGCTCTTGGTTGCTGGACGGGCGGGCTCGGCGCTCACTGCCGAGATCGGATTGATGAAGGTGACCGAACAGCTCGCGGCGCTTGAGATGATGGCGGTCGATCCGGTACGCCGCCTTCTGACTCCGCGTCTGCTGGGTGGATTGCTCAGCATGCCGCTGTTAGCGGCCATCTTCAGCGCCGTGGGTGTGCTGGGCGGCTATGTCGTCGGGGTCGGGCTCTTGGGTGTCGATGCCGGGGCCTATTGGGGCCAGATGCAGGCCAGGATCGATGTCCAGGAGGACCTGATCAATGGGGTCATCAAGAGCCTGGTCTTTGGGCTGGTGGTCACCTGGGTGGCCCTCTTTCAGGGGTACGATGCCATACCTACCGCCGAAGGGGTCAGCCGGGCGACGACGCGTGCCGTGGTGCAATCGGCCCTCTTGGTCTTGGGGCTCGATTTCGTCTTGACAGCACTGATGTTTGGGGGTGATTGA
- the mlaD gene encoding outer membrane lipid asymmetry maintenance protein MlaD encodes MVKRGMLELLVGIFVSLGLLALFFLAMQVSNLSLHLDEGGYRLTARFGNVGSLRVRAPVTMAGVRIGRVESIQFDQRTYEAVVLMRIDPRIDAIPADTIASVLTAGLLGEQYIGLEPGGSPEVLHDGDEIAHTQSALVLERMIGQFLFKKAVED; translated from the coding sequence ATGGTCAAGCGCGGCATGCTCGAGCTTCTGGTTGGGATCTTCGTGTCCCTGGGCCTGCTTGCCCTGTTCTTTCTGGCAATGCAGGTCAGCAACCTTAGCCTGCATCTGGACGAGGGCGGCTACCGGCTGACGGCGCGTTTTGGCAATGTCGGCAGCCTCAGGGTGCGGGCGCCGGTGACTATGGCGGGGGTGCGCATCGGGCGGGTCGAGTCGATCCAGTTCGATCAACGCACCTATGAGGCCGTCGTGCTGATGCGGATCGATCCCCGAATCGATGCCATCCCTGCGGATACGATTGCCAGCGTCCTGACCGCCGGGCTGCTCGGCGAGCAATATATCGGCCTTGAACCTGGCGGCAGCCCCGAGGTCTTGCATGACGGCGATGAGATCGCGCATACCCAATCGGCATTGGTGCTCGAACGCATGATCGGGCAATTTCTCTTCAAAAAGGCAGTTGAGGACTGA
- a CDS encoding MlaC/ttg2D family ABC transporter substrate-binding protein, whose product MLTRRQVLLLSLLGGAALGFQVKAAEPGEATDLIRRIADQVLAVLKARRVELEQNPALIDSLVETLVLPHFDFERITQGAVGPAWRQASPDQQRRLVEGFKRVLIRTYAHALLNYSGQEIRYLPERPGQRPGMTMVAIEVRESGAAPILIEYRMHSANGRWQVYDVIIDHASLVGNYRSSFADEIRQNGIDGLIARLESMVRQGGA is encoded by the coding sequence ATGCTTACGCGACGTCAGGTATTGTTGCTTTCCTTGTTGGGGGGCGCAGCCTTGGGATTTCAGGTAAAGGCCGCTGAGCCCGGCGAGGCAACCGATCTGATCCGGCGTATTGCCGATCAGGTGCTGGCAGTACTGAAGGCCCGCCGCGTCGAGCTCGAACAGAACCCCGCACTGATCGATAGCCTTGTCGAAACCCTTGTCTTGCCGCATTTCGACTTCGAGCGGATCACCCAGGGAGCGGTCGGTCCCGCTTGGCGCCAGGCCAGCCCCGACCAACAGCGCCGTCTGGTCGAGGGGTTCAAGCGAGTGCTCATCCGTACCTATGCGCATGCCTTGCTCAATTATTCTGGACAGGAAATCCGTTATCTGCCCGAGCGCCCAGGGCAACGCCCTGGGATGACGATGGTCGCGATCGAGGTCCGCGAGTCTGGGGCCGCCCCCATCCTGATCGAATATCGCATGCATTCGGCCAATGGACGCTGGCAGGTCTATGACGTGATCATCGACCATGCCAGCCTGGTCGGCAATTATCGCAGCAGCTTTGCCGATGAGATCAGGCAAAACGGGATCGATGGGCTGATTGCTCGGCTCGAGTCGATGGTCCGCCAAGGTGGGGCATGA
- a CDS encoding STAS domain-containing protein, producing the protein MSRPARLLVIAADRWSIAGMLDFDGVALLAPEGRRLLRAAARQGVRRITIDLAAVEFANSAALALLLDWLALARHQGLELGYAQIPESLVHLASLSNLGGLLPLVDQGPSRPVAA; encoded by the coding sequence ATGAGCAGGCCCGCCCGTTTGCTGGTCATTGCCGCCGATCGCTGGTCCATCGCCGGGATGCTTGATTTCGACGGCGTCGCACTGCTCGCCCCAGAGGGGCGGCGTCTGTTGCGCGCTGCCGCCCGGCAAGGGGTGAGGCGAATCACCATCGATCTGGCAGCGGTTGAATTTGCCAATAGCGCAGCCCTCGCCCTTCTACTCGATTGGCTCGCGCTCGCTCGGCATCAGGGATTGGAGCTCGGCTATGCCCAGATACCTGAGTCCCTTGTCCACCTGGCATCCCTATCCAACCTGGGTGGGCTCCTGCCGCTCGTCGATCAGGGGCCCAGCCGCCCGGTGGCGGCTTAG
- the murA gene encoding UDP-N-acetylglucosamine 1-carboxyvinyltransferase, whose amino-acid sequence MDKLLITGGVPLYGETRASGAKNAALPILAATLLATQTVTLSNVPRLRDIRTMLDLLGRLGVRSAEDNDALHIHPDQPASLVAPYELVKTMRASILVLGPLVARYGRADVSLPGGCAIGARPVNLHIEGLRALGAEVEVEGGYIRARAPRLCGTRIVMELVSVTGTENLMMAAALAEGETLIENAAREPEVVDLAHFLNQLGARIEGAGTDCIQIQGVDRLGGGAYRIMPDRIETGTFLVAAAMTGGRVRVTETRPDCLDAVLQKLAEAGAEILTGSDWIELAMSGRPRAVDIHTAPYPAFPTDMQAQFCALNAIAEGVGTVAETVFENRFMHVPELQRMGADIRIDGHVAVCHGVERLTAAPVMATDLRASAGLVLAGLVAQGETLVDRVYHLDRGYERMESKLAALGARIQRIQGADRSTAP is encoded by the coding sequence ATGGATAAACTCCTGATCACTGGCGGTGTCCCCTTGTATGGCGAGACCCGCGCCTCGGGCGCCAAGAACGCCGCATTGCCCATCCTTGCTGCGACCCTGCTCGCCACCCAGACCGTTACCCTGAGCAATGTCCCGCGTCTGCGCGATATCCGTACCATGCTCGATCTGCTCGGGCGTCTGGGGGTGCGCTCTGCAGAGGACAATGACGCGTTGCACATCCATCCAGACCAACCGGCCAGCCTGGTGGCCCCCTATGAACTGGTCAAGACCATGCGCGCCTCCATCCTGGTCCTGGGACCATTGGTCGCCCGCTATGGCCGGGCCGATGTATCACTGCCTGGGGGGTGCGCCATCGGTGCCCGCCCGGTCAATCTGCATATCGAGGGTCTGCGCGCCTTGGGCGCCGAGGTGGAGGTCGAAGGCGGCTATATCCGCGCCCGCGCACCTCGACTATGCGGGACGCGCATCGTCATGGAGCTGGTCTCGGTCACCGGTACCGAGAACCTCATGATGGCCGCCGCCTTGGCCGAGGGTGAGACCCTGATCGAAAACGCCGCGCGCGAGCCCGAGGTGGTCGATCTGGCCCATTTCCTCAACCAGCTCGGCGCGCGGATCGAGGGCGCGGGGACCGATTGCATCCAGATCCAGGGGGTCGATCGGCTCGGCGGCGGTGCATACCGGATCATGCCCGATCGCATCGAGACCGGGACCTTTTTGGTGGCGGCGGCCATGACTGGAGGGCGGGTGCGGGTCACCGAGACCCGCCCCGATTGTCTGGATGCGGTCCTCCAAAAGCTTGCTGAGGCAGGGGCTGAGATCCTAACCGGTTCAGATTGGATCGAGCTGGCGATGAGCGGGCGTCCGCGGGCGGTCGATATCCATACCGCCCCCTATCCCGCCTTTCCCACCGACATGCAGGCCCAATTCTGCGCCCTCAACGCCATCGCCGAGGGGGTCGGGACGGTCGCCGAGACGGTCTTCGAGAACCGTTTTATGCACGTCCCCGAGCTCCAGCGCATGGGCGCTGACATCCGCATCGACGGGCATGTCGCTGTCTGTCACGGCGTCGAGCGACTCACCGCTGCGCCGGTGATGGCCACCGATCTACGCGCCTCCGCCGGTCTAGTCCTGGCGGGCCTGGTCGCCCAGGGAGAAACCCTGGTCGATCGCGTCTATCACCTCGACCGTGGCTATGAGAGGATGGAGAGCAAACTGGCTGCCCTCGGCGCGCGTATCCAGCGCATTCAGGGTGCCGACCGGAGTACTGCCCCATGA
- the hisG gene encoding ATP phosphoribosyltransferase has translation MRLQTPLTLALSKGRILDQALPLLAQAGIAPLEDLATSRKLIIETAHPLVRLVIIRAADVPTYVEYGAADLGVTGKDILMEHGGSGLYEPLDLGIARCRLMVAGRPDSHLAGHRRPRVATKYVHTAERHFAAKGQQAEVIKLYGSMELAPLVGLADLIVDLVESGNTLKANGLVPLELIAEISSRLIVNKAAWKMKHESVMTLLAALRAAVAPGQ, from the coding sequence ATGAGATTACAGACGCCTTTGACTCTGGCCCTCTCTAAGGGACGCATCCTCGACCAGGCCCTGCCGCTGCTGGCCCAGGCGGGGATCGCGCCGCTCGAAGATCTTGCGACCAGCCGCAAGCTGATCATCGAGACCGCACACCCCTTGGTTAGACTGGTGATCATCCGCGCCGCCGACGTCCCGACCTATGTCGAATATGGCGCCGCGGATCTCGGGGTGACCGGCAAGGATATCCTGATGGAGCACGGTGGTTCTGGACTCTATGAGCCCCTGGACCTCGGCATCGCACGCTGCCGCCTGATGGTCGCTGGGCGGCCCGATAGCCACTTAGCCGGTCACCGGAGGCCGCGGGTTGCCACCAAATATGTACACACCGCCGAACGCCATTTCGCGGCCAAGGGCCAGCAGGCCGAGGTCATCAAGCTCTATGGCTCGATGGAGCTCGCCCCTTTGGTGGGGCTAGCGGATCTAATTGTCGATCTGGTCGAGAGCGGCAATACGCTCAAGGCCAATGGTCTGGTACCCTTGGAGCTCATCGCCGAGATCAGCTCACGTCTGATCGTCAATAAGGCCGCCTGGAAGATGAAACACGAATCCGTGATGACCCTGTTAGCGGCCCTGCGGGCGGCTGTGGCGCCCGGGCAGTAG